One part of the Musa acuminata AAA Group cultivar baxijiao chromosome BXJ1-5, Cavendish_Baxijiao_AAA, whole genome shotgun sequence genome encodes these proteins:
- the LOC135673745 gene encoding uncharacterized protein LOC135673745 isoform X1: protein MADDFQKQLLSSLVSDIKNYDGRDPLRPWLHGIRRMKESLPPRILKEKLPRFLQKCAQTFESDRRYRNDARYLRVWIELMDYVDDAKVLLRKMETNGIGLKRAMFYLAYALYYEKQKKFTEAEKMYHVGVQNLAEPAGELQKSYEQFLHRMELYKKRKAKEVVSNKRCLTLKGTHMSKESITDQEGITEKKEIVDDKVQIVDAEDASQKPHHIEGSSKPRCKVRGSAVLGRSSKHRDYPVVDWEKQIPHDTDDTVVVKFVDSAIVGRSEAEDACHHGLVDPTINMKEAMNAIGSMFREPIEPEIMVKRRSSKPKAILHTNGFEVFIDDDFGDGPNFGSCPTRNEQCGVSDLPNLRSNKHGEAFFPEALKNQRKTEVQKPFLREFKILADDDEVDEVIDRQIEVAKPPIANASICSKQHDPASSSYGNSKMIIPGLHEETIVHRFVGSTVLGEPKVENACHHGLVDPTINLKEAMDDINSMFGKPLDFFNSDKPKKKPGFVCSDKKPACDRFAVSCEGFSILADDDMEDPENNAPPENFCENGDLFEPTIFTKEAMAEINEMFGQPLDF from the exons ATGGCGGACGACTTCCAGAAGCAACTCCTCTCCTCGCTCGTATCCGACATCAAGAACTATGACGGCCGTGATCCTCTCCGCCCTTGGCTTCA CGGCATTCGGAGGATGAAGGAATCTTTGCCTCCTCGAATCTTGAAAGAGAAGCTGCCGAGATTCCTGCAGAAGTGCGCCCAGACTTTTGAATCCGATCGCAGATACCGCAATGACGCTCGATACCTCCGCGTCTGGATCGAACTG ATGGATTACGTGGATGATGCCAAGGTGCTTTTGAGGAAGATGGAGACGAACGGTATTGGATTGAAACGAGCGATGTTCTATTTGGCGTATGCTTTGTACTATGAGAAGCAGAAGAAGTTCACAGAAGCGGAGAAGATGTACCATGTGGGTGTTCAAAA CCTTGCAGAGCCTGCCGGTGAGTTGCAAAAATCATATGAGCAGTTTCTTCATCGAATGGAGTTgtacaagaaaagaaaagctAAA GAGGTGGTGTCCAATAAAAGATGCTTAACATTGAAAGGTACTCATATGAGCAAAGAAAGTATTACTGACCAGGAAG GGATTACAGAGAAGAAGGAAATAGTTGATGATAAAGTTCAAATAGTTGATGCAGAGGATGCTTCACAGAAACCTCATCATATTGAAG GTTCCAGCAAACCAAGATGTAAAGTTCGAGGATCAGCAGTTCTTGGAAGATCATCTAAACACAGAGATTATCCTGTTGTTGATTGGGAAAAACAAATTCCACATGATACTGATGACACAGTAGTGGTGAAGTTTGTAGACTCTGCAATAGTTGGAAGGTCTGAAGCAGAAGATGCTTGCCATCACGGACTTGTGGATCCCACCATCAACATGAAGGAGGCTATGAATGCCATCGGTAGCATGTTTCGGGAGCCAATAGAGCCAGAGATCATGGTTAAAAGAAGATCAAGTAAACCAAAGGCTATTCTGCATACCAATGGGTTTGAAGTGTTCATTGATGACGATTTTGGTGATGGACCAAACTTTGGTTCTTGCCCCACAAGGAATGAGCAGTGTGGTGTTAGTGATCTTCCAAACCTGCGGTCCAATAAGCATGGAGAAGCTTTCTTTCCGGAAGCCCTGAAGAACCAAAGGAAAACAGAAGTACAGAAGCCATTTCTCAGAGAGTTCAAAATATTGGCTGATGATGATGAAGTTGATGAGGTGATTGATAGGCAGATTGAAGTTGCCAAGCCACCAATtgctaatgcttccatttgttcAAAACAACATGATCCGGCTTCTAGCAGCTATGGCAATTCCAAAATGATCATCCCGGGATTACACGAAGAGACTATTGTTCACAGATTTGTCGGATCAACTGTTCTTGGTGAACCCAAAGTGGAAAATGCATGCCACCATGGTTTGGTAGATCCAACCATCAACCTGAAGGAAGCTATGGATGATATAAACAGCATGTTTGGGAAGCCATTGGATTTCTTTAACAGCGACAAACCAAAGAAGAAGCCAGGGTTCGTGTGTTCAGATAAGAAACCAGCTTGTGATAGATTTGCTGTATCTTGTGAAGGATTCTCAATATTGGCCGATGATGACATGGAAGATCCAGAAAACAATGCTCCACCTGAAAACTTTTGTGAAAATGGTGATCTATTTGAGCCAACCATTTTTACCAAGGAGGCTATGGCCGAAATCAATGAAATGTTTGGACAGCCTTTGGACTTCTGA
- the LOC135673745 gene encoding uncharacterized protein LOC135673745 isoform X2: MADDFQKQLLSSLVSDIKNYDGRDPLRPWLHGIRRMKESLPPRILKEKLPRFLQKCAQTFESDRRYRNDARYLRVWIELMDYVDDAKVLLRKMETNGIGLKRAMFYLAYALYYEKQKKFTEAEKMYHVGVQNLAEPAGELQKSYEQFLHRMELYKKRKAKEVVSNKRCLTLKGITEKKEIVDDKVQIVDAEDASQKPHHIEGSSKPRCKVRGSAVLGRSSKHRDYPVVDWEKQIPHDTDDTVVVKFVDSAIVGRSEAEDACHHGLVDPTINMKEAMNAIGSMFREPIEPEIMVKRRSSKPKAILHTNGFEVFIDDDFGDGPNFGSCPTRNEQCGVSDLPNLRSNKHGEAFFPEALKNQRKTEVQKPFLREFKILADDDEVDEVIDRQIEVAKPPIANASICSKQHDPASSSYGNSKMIIPGLHEETIVHRFVGSTVLGEPKVENACHHGLVDPTINLKEAMDDINSMFGKPLDFFNSDKPKKKPGFVCSDKKPACDRFAVSCEGFSILADDDMEDPENNAPPENFCENGDLFEPTIFTKEAMAEINEMFGQPLDF; the protein is encoded by the exons ATGGCGGACGACTTCCAGAAGCAACTCCTCTCCTCGCTCGTATCCGACATCAAGAACTATGACGGCCGTGATCCTCTCCGCCCTTGGCTTCA CGGCATTCGGAGGATGAAGGAATCTTTGCCTCCTCGAATCTTGAAAGAGAAGCTGCCGAGATTCCTGCAGAAGTGCGCCCAGACTTTTGAATCCGATCGCAGATACCGCAATGACGCTCGATACCTCCGCGTCTGGATCGAACTG ATGGATTACGTGGATGATGCCAAGGTGCTTTTGAGGAAGATGGAGACGAACGGTATTGGATTGAAACGAGCGATGTTCTATTTGGCGTATGCTTTGTACTATGAGAAGCAGAAGAAGTTCACAGAAGCGGAGAAGATGTACCATGTGGGTGTTCAAAA CCTTGCAGAGCCTGCCGGTGAGTTGCAAAAATCATATGAGCAGTTTCTTCATCGAATGGAGTTgtacaagaaaagaaaagctAAA GAGGTGGTGTCCAATAAAAGATGCTTAACATTGAAAG GGATTACAGAGAAGAAGGAAATAGTTGATGATAAAGTTCAAATAGTTGATGCAGAGGATGCTTCACAGAAACCTCATCATATTGAAG GTTCCAGCAAACCAAGATGTAAAGTTCGAGGATCAGCAGTTCTTGGAAGATCATCTAAACACAGAGATTATCCTGTTGTTGATTGGGAAAAACAAATTCCACATGATACTGATGACACAGTAGTGGTGAAGTTTGTAGACTCTGCAATAGTTGGAAGGTCTGAAGCAGAAGATGCTTGCCATCACGGACTTGTGGATCCCACCATCAACATGAAGGAGGCTATGAATGCCATCGGTAGCATGTTTCGGGAGCCAATAGAGCCAGAGATCATGGTTAAAAGAAGATCAAGTAAACCAAAGGCTATTCTGCATACCAATGGGTTTGAAGTGTTCATTGATGACGATTTTGGTGATGGACCAAACTTTGGTTCTTGCCCCACAAGGAATGAGCAGTGTGGTGTTAGTGATCTTCCAAACCTGCGGTCCAATAAGCATGGAGAAGCTTTCTTTCCGGAAGCCCTGAAGAACCAAAGGAAAACAGAAGTACAGAAGCCATTTCTCAGAGAGTTCAAAATATTGGCTGATGATGATGAAGTTGATGAGGTGATTGATAGGCAGATTGAAGTTGCCAAGCCACCAATtgctaatgcttccatttgttcAAAACAACATGATCCGGCTTCTAGCAGCTATGGCAATTCCAAAATGATCATCCCGGGATTACACGAAGAGACTATTGTTCACAGATTTGTCGGATCAACTGTTCTTGGTGAACCCAAAGTGGAAAATGCATGCCACCATGGTTTGGTAGATCCAACCATCAACCTGAAGGAAGCTATGGATGATATAAACAGCATGTTTGGGAAGCCATTGGATTTCTTTAACAGCGACAAACCAAAGAAGAAGCCAGGGTTCGTGTGTTCAGATAAGAAACCAGCTTGTGATAGATTTGCTGTATCTTGTGAAGGATTCTCAATATTGGCCGATGATGACATGGAAGATCCAGAAAACAATGCTCCACCTGAAAACTTTTGTGAAAATGGTGATCTATTTGAGCCAACCATTTTTACCAAGGAGGCTATGGCCGAAATCAATGAAATGTTTGGACAGCCTTTGGACTTCTGA
- the LOC103984927 gene encoding uncharacterized protein At5g39865-like → MWPPWVNTTRSSGAACRSPSFSSPTLKDLHAILDDGPGKPPSSHALRRILHRACLASTALRALRSAASSDPLDRRRRGVFVLYFTSLRVVRRTFEDCRSVRSILRGLRVAVDERDLSMDPRFLAELQAALDCPQPTLPQVFLAGRCLGGADEIHGLHESGELKALIDGLAPATSVCNRCGGVRFVLCAVCSGSHKRYSDKGGDFRACDECNENGLVRCPDCLTSAV, encoded by the coding sequence ATGTGGCCACCGTGGGTGAATACCACACGATCCTCCGGCGCTGCCTGCCGTTCGCCCTCCTTCTCGTCCCCCACCCTCAAAGACCTCCACGCCATCCTCGACGATGGCCCCGGAAAGCCCCCCTCCTCCCACGCCCTCCGCCGCATCCTCCACCGAGCCTGCCTTGCCTCCACCGCCCTACGCGCCCTCCGCTCCGCCGCCTCCTCCGACCCCCTAgaccgccgccgccgcggcgTCTTCGTTCTCTACTTCACCTCCCTCCGAGTCGTCCGCCGCACCTTTGAGGACTGCCGCTCCGTCCGCTCCATCCTCCGGGGCCTCCGCGTCGCCGTCGACGAGCGCGACCTCTCCATGGACCCCCGCTTCCTCGCCGAGCTCCAGGCCGCCCTCGACTGCCCCCAGCCCACCCTCCCCCAGGTCTTCCTCGCCGGCCGATGCCTCGGCGGCGCCGACGAGATCCACGGCCTCCACGAGTCCGGCGAGCTCAAGGCCCTCATCGACGGGCTCGCCCCCGCTACCTCCGTCTGCAACCGCTGCGGCGGCGTGCGCTTCGTTCTCTGCGCCGTCTGCAGTGGCAGCCACAAGCGGTACAGCGACAAGGGCGGCGACTTCCGGGCCTGCGACGAGTGCAACGAGAACGGCCTCGTTCGTTGCCCCGATTGCCTCACGTCAGCCGTCTGA
- the LOC135673746 gene encoding zinc transporter 8-like, producing the protein MRGAWRFFFLVLLLLVPLLVHGDGEGDCSADDEGRDKKKALPLKIAAIVSILVCGGIGVGVPVLGMWIQSLRPEKDIFFVIKAFAAGVILATGFIHILPDAFETLTSSCLAASPWQDFPFAGFCAMVGAIGTLMVDTLATGYFSRLNGDRLRPTSLSEATNGDVEATHGHTHGAAVMQPEDSSAQLIRHRVVSQVLELGIVVHSVIIGISLGASESPSTIRPLVVALSFHQFFEGMGLGGCIVQARFEFKAMVTMGLFFSLTTPVGIAIGTGISSVYNENSPTALIVQGLLDSVAAGILIYMALVDLLAADFMHPRVQSKPKLQFALNVSLLAGSGLMALLAKWA; encoded by the exons ATGAGAGGCGCTTGGCGGTTCTTCTTTCTGGTTCTTCTTCTACTCGTTCCTCTCCTTGTTCATGGCGATGGCGAAGGTGACTGCTCCGCCGACGACGAAGGCCGCGACAAGAAGAAGGCCCTTCCGCTCAAGATCGCAGCGATAGTTTCCATCCTGGTTTGTGGTGGCATCGGGGTGGGTGTTCCCGTGCTTGGCATGTGGATACAGTCGCTTCGTCCGGAGAAGGACATCTTCTTCGTCATCAAAGCTTTTGCCGCCGGAGTCATTCTGGCCACCGGCTTCATCCACATATTGCCGGATGCGTTCGAGACCCTGACCTCCTCATGTCTGGCCGCGAGTCCTTGGCAGGACTTTCCGTTCGCCGGGTTCTGCGCGATGGTCGGCGCTATCGGGACGCTGATGGTGGACACCCTCGCCACCGGATACTTCAGCCGATTAAACGGTGACAGATTGCGGCCGACTTCATTGAGCGAAGCCACGAATGGCGATGTGGAGGCAACTCACGGTCACACCCATGGTGCCGCTGTGATGCAGCCGGAGGATTCTTCGGCCCAGCTCATCCGGCATCGTGTTGTTTCTCAG GTTTTGGAGCTCGGGATCGTGGTGCATTCTGTGATCATCGGGATCTCTTTGGGGGCATCGGAGTCTCCATCCACCATACGACCGCTGGTAGTTGCTCTCAGTTTCCATCAGTTCTTCGAAGGCATGGGTCTCGGAGGCTGTATCGTTCAG GCAAGGTTCGAGTTCAAGGCAATGGTGACAATGGGGCTCTTCTTTTCGCTCACGACTCCGGTTGGGATCGCCATCGGCACTGGGATATCATCCGTGTACAACGAGAACAGCCCTACTGCATTGATCGTTCAAGGACTTCTGGACTCTGTCGCCGCGGGGATCTTGATATACATGGCATTGGTTGACCTGCTGGCTGCAGATTTCATGCACCCGAGGGTACAGAGCAAACCGAAGCTACAGTTTGCGTTGAATGTTTCTCTGCTCGCAGGCTCAGGCTTGATGGCTCTCCTTGCCAAGTGGGCTTAA